In Haematobia irritans isolate KBUSLIRL chromosome 1, ASM5000362v1, whole genome shotgun sequence, a genomic segment contains:
- the Pmvk gene encoding phosphomevalonate kinase → MDNIKSIILISGKRKCGKDYISEKLQKRLGSISQIVRISEPIKSEWAQKMQLNLNELLSDGPYKEKYRKDMIIWSDTVRHQDYGYFCRTAMDKANAEIVIVSDVRRKNDVRYFKEVYGNKVFCIRLTCPEEIRSQRGFTFTPGVDDIESECGLDDYHEWDLIFQNDSKVDADHITATIIDKISYK, encoded by the exons ATGGACAACATCAAAAGTATTATACTCATTAGCGGAAAAAGAAAATGTGGAAAAGATTACATTTCAGAGAAATTGCAAAAGAG GCTAGGGTCCATATCCCAAATCGTTAGAATTTCAGAACCAATTAAATCTGAATGGGCACAAAAAATGCAACTGAATTTAAATGAATTGCTTAGTGATGGGCCTTACAAGGAAAAATATAGAAAAGATATGATAATCTGGAGCGACACGGTACGTCATCAAGATTAtgggtatttctgtagaacggcTATGGACAAAG CAAATGCGGAGATTGTCATTGTTAGTGACGTCAGAAGGAAAAACGATGTAAGGTATTTCAAGGAAGTATACGGCAACAAAGTATTTTGTATTCGTCTCACATGTCCAGAAGAAATTAGATCACAAAGGGGCTTTACGTTTACGCCGGGAGTTGACGACATAGAGTCCGAGTGTGGCTTGGATGACTACCACGAATGGGACCTTATCTTTCAAAACGATAGTAAAGTGGATGCGGATCATATAACTGCAACTAtcatagacaaaatttcttataaatga